The genomic DNA CAGAGTTAAAAAATGACTCTGGTTACACTTTTGTGCAAGGAGATATTAGTAATTATGAGTTGGTGAGTTATTTATTAGAAAAACATCAACCAGATGCAGTAATTAATTTTGCTGCGGAAACTCATGTTGACCGTTCAATTCTCACTCCCTTAAATTTTATTCAGACTAATGTAGTGGGAACATTTCAATTATTGGAAGCTAGTAAAACATATTGGCAAAAACTCAACTCTGAAAAACAGGAAAGTTTCCGTTTTTTACACATATCTACTGATGAAGTCTATGGTTCTTTAAATCCAACAGATACAGCTTTCCGCGAAGATACACCCTATGCTCCTAATAGTCCTTATGCTGCTTCTAAAGCTGGTGCAGATCATTTAGTTCGTTCATATTATCATACCTATAATTTACCGACTTTAACCACTAATTGTTCCAATAATTATGGACCTTTACAATTTCCTGAAAAGCTAATTCCTTTAATGATTCTTAATGCTTTAAATGATCAACCTTTACCTATCTATGGAGATGGTCAAAATATTCGGGATTGGTTATATGTGGGTGATCATTGTGATGCTATTTATCTGGTTTTAAAAGCAGGTAAAATTGGCGAAAGTTACAATATTGGTGGACTGAATGAACAAACTAATTTAGTGGTAGTAAACAAGATTTGTGCAATTTTGGATGAGTTAGCACCTAAAAATAATTTCCGTTATTCTGATTTAATTACATTTATTAAAGATCGTCCGGGACATGATCGCCGCTATGCTATTGATTGTAGTAAAATTAACCAAGAATTAGGATGGAAACCCCAGGAAAATTTTGAGAGTGGTTTATTAAAAACCGTGCAATGGTATCTGAATAATTCTGCTTGGGTAGAGTCTATTTTTACGGGAACATACCAAAATTGGATTAAACAAAATTATGAAACTAGATAGAAAATCAATAATTTATTACGTCATATCAGGATGGTAAAATGAAGGGAATTATTCTCGCTGGTGGTTCTGGTACAAGACTTTATCCTTTAACTCAAGTTGTCAGTAAACAGTTAATGTCTGTTTATGATAAACCGATGGTTTACTATCCTTTATCTGTTTTAATGTTAGCGGGAATTCGGGAAATTTTGATAATTTCTACTCCCAAAGATTTACCCTTGTTTCAACAACTTCTCAAAGATGGTAGTCAGTGGGGTTTAAAGTTTAGTTATGTGGAACAACCCAAACCGGAAGGTTTAGCACAAGCTTTTATTTTGGGTAAAGATTTTATCAAAAATGATTCGGTTTGTTTGATTTTAGGAGATAACATATTTTACGGACATGGTTTAACGGAAGTTTTAAATCGTGCTGCTCAACTGCAACAGGGAGGGTTAGTTTTTGGTTATAAAGTTACACAACCTGAAAGTTATGGTGTGATTGAATTTGATGCTGCTGGTAAAGCAATTAGTATTGAGGAAAAACCAAAAAATCCTAAATCAAAATATGCTGTACCGGGTATTTATTTTTATGACTCTCAAGTTACAGAAATTGCTGCTAATTTAAAACCTTCTCCTCGTGGTGAGTTAGAAATTACTGATGTGAATTTAGCTTATTTAAACCAAGGTCAATTAAAGGTAGAAATTTTAGGAAGGGGTTATGCTTGGTTAGATACGGGTACTCATGAATCTTTACATCAAGCTGCAAATTTTATTCAAACTCTAGAACAAAGACAAGGATTCAAAATAGCTTGTATTGAAGAAATTGCTTATAACCAAGGTTATATTGATTCTCATCAGTTACGTTATTTGGCTGAATCTATGGGTAAAAGTAGTTATGGTCTTTATTTACGAAGACTTTTAGAAGATGAAATTACTTTTCATTGATTATTAATTAATAAAATTCAGGAAAAAGGAATTATTTTATGCAGGTTGTCAAAACAAAAATTCCCGATGTGTTGATTATTGAACCAAAAGTTTTTGGAGATGAAAGGGGGTTTTTTTACGAAAGTTTCAATGCTAAATCATTTTTAGAAAACACTGAAATATCACTTTCTTTTGTTCAAGATAATCACTCACGTTCCAGTAAAAATGTTTTGCGAGGTTTACATTATCAAATTCAGCAACCACAGGGAAAACTTGTGCGGGTTGCAGTCGGTGAAGTTTTTGATGTAGCTGTTGATTTACGAAAAAATTCTGCTACTTTTGGTAAATGGGTAGGTGTGAATTTGTCTGCTGAAAATAAACATCAATTGTGGATACCACCTGGTTTTGCTCATGGTTTTTTGGTATTGTCTGAATATGCAGAATTTTTGTA from Okeanomitos corallinicola TIOX110 includes the following:
- the rfbC gene encoding dTDP-4-dehydrorhamnose 3,5-epimerase codes for the protein MQVVKTKIPDVLIIEPKVFGDERGFFYESFNAKSFLENTEISLSFVQDNHSRSSKNVLRGLHYQIQQPQGKLVRVAVGEVFDVAVDLRKNSATFGKWVGVNLSAENKHQLWIPPGFAHGFLVLSEYAEFLYKTTDYYAPEYDRTLFWNDPDLGISWPIDGEPIVSTKDKVGKLFSEAEVYS
- the rfbB gene encoding dTDP-glucose 4,6-dehydratase, with amino-acid sequence MSNPNKNNLPTLLVTGGAGFIGANFVLQARKGKWGNIINLDKLTYASNLQNLAELKNDSGYTFVQGDISNYELVSYLLEKHQPDAVINFAAETHVDRSILTPLNFIQTNVVGTFQLLEASKTYWQKLNSEKQESFRFLHISTDEVYGSLNPTDTAFREDTPYAPNSPYAASKAGADHLVRSYYHTYNLPTLTTNCSNNYGPLQFPEKLIPLMILNALNDQPLPIYGDGQNIRDWLYVGDHCDAIYLVLKAGKIGESYNIGGLNEQTNLVVVNKICAILDELAPKNNFRYSDLITFIKDRPGHDRRYAIDCSKINQELGWKPQENFESGLLKTVQWYLNNSAWVESIFTGTYQNWIKQNYETR
- the rfbA gene encoding glucose-1-phosphate thymidylyltransferase RfbA, producing MKGIILAGGSGTRLYPLTQVVSKQLMSVYDKPMVYYPLSVLMLAGIREILIISTPKDLPLFQQLLKDGSQWGLKFSYVEQPKPEGLAQAFILGKDFIKNDSVCLILGDNIFYGHGLTEVLNRAAQLQQGGLVFGYKVTQPESYGVIEFDAAGKAISIEEKPKNPKSKYAVPGIYFYDSQVTEIAANLKPSPRGELEITDVNLAYLNQGQLKVEILGRGYAWLDTGTHESLHQAANFIQTLEQRQGFKIACIEEIAYNQGYIDSHQLRYLAESMGKSSYGLYLRRLLEDEITFH